A window of Christiangramia forsetii KT0803 contains these coding sequences:
- a CDS encoding RNA methyltransferase, whose translation MQTDNLEQGFFGIGIQNGKTPENLGVLWRSAQNMGASFIYTIGNRYSKQACDTHKAVGAMPYFHYETFEDFYAHLPKGAMLVGVELNESAEHLEDFKHPRRCVYLLGAEDHGLSNQAIDKAHYLVKFKSTLSLNVSVAGSIVMYDRGMKTEFST comes from the coding sequence ATGCAAACAGATAATTTGGAACAGGGTTTTTTCGGAATTGGAATTCAAAACGGGAAAACTCCTGAAAATCTTGGTGTACTTTGGAGATCTGCCCAGAATATGGGGGCAAGTTTTATTTATACTATTGGTAATCGATATTCAAAACAGGCATGTGACACGCATAAGGCGGTAGGAGCAATGCCATATTTCCATTATGAAACTTTTGAAGATTTCTACGCGCATTTACCTAAAGGAGCGATGCTGGTAGGAGTAGAGCTTAATGAGTCTGCTGAGCATTTAGAAGATTTTAAACATCCAAGAAGATGTGTTTATTTGCTGGGCGCAGAAGATCATGGCTTGTCTAATCAAGCCATTGATAAAGCACATTATCTGGTGAAATTCAAGTCTACTTTAAGCTTAAATGTTTCTGTAGCTGGAAGTATTGTGATGTATGATAGAGGTATGAAAACCGAATTTTCTACTTAG
- a CDS encoding glycoside hydrolase family 31 protein translates to MITNTELEHKGNLYPSRLISFEHDQDTVNFITKNGVRLEITVLRDNMLRMRYSTNGIFDHDFSYAVDENHPHGFNRLEVEENETHVVITTEKFLCKVAKDDLRVGMYELNGKIILEDELGFHWEESFEFGGNFVKMSKSSKDQENFFGLGDKPTNFNLKGKRLSLWNTDQYAYGKDTNELYKAVPFYMGLHGNLSYGIFFDNTFKTHFDFCSERRNVTSFWADGGEMNYYFIYGPQMSDVLTTYTDLTGKPELPPMWALGFHQCKWSYYPESKVKEITSRFRELNFPCDAIYLDIDYMDGFRCFTWNKEFFPDPKRMVRELEEDGFKTVAIIDPGIKIDLNYNIFKEALENDYFCRRADGPYMRGKVWPGECYFPDFTNPEVREWWSGLYRELIGDIGVKGVWNDMNEPAVMEVPGKTFPLDVRHDYDGHRCSHRKAHNIYGMQMARATYEGVKKFNYPKRPFIITRANYSGGQRYTSTWTGDNIATWEHLWLANIQIQRLCMSGMSFSGSDIGGFAEQPSGELYTRWLQLGVFHPFCRVHSSGDHGEQEPWFFGEEVLDISRKFVELRYQLLPYLYTAFYKYIQEGSPILKPLVYFDQEDVQTHYRSDEFIFGNQMLVCPIQEPNVQGRRMYIPRGKWYNFWNDKLVTGGKEMWVDAPLEIIPIYIKEGSVIPKYPVQQYVDELDIEEISLDIYYKLGKESSEFYEDAHDGYEYRQNIYSLRTFKLTGREDTVVVQQHKSGRYSAPYTRFKLKFHGLPFEIKKVIYENEKISLEQLQYNAEEKSIIIDKEFSDIQLVG, encoded by the coding sequence ATGATTACCAATACAGAACTAGAACATAAGGGAAATTTATATCCCTCCAGATTAATATCATTTGAGCACGATCAGGACACCGTTAACTTCATTACAAAAAACGGGGTTAGGCTTGAAATTACAGTACTTCGGGATAATATGCTGCGTATGCGGTATTCCACCAACGGAATTTTTGACCACGATTTTTCCTATGCTGTAGATGAGAATCATCCTCATGGATTTAATCGGCTTGAGGTGGAAGAAAACGAAACCCATGTTGTCATCACCACAGAGAAGTTTCTTTGCAAAGTAGCAAAAGACGATCTTAGAGTTGGGATGTACGAACTAAATGGAAAAATAATTCTCGAAGATGAACTTGGTTTTCACTGGGAAGAAAGCTTTGAATTTGGAGGGAATTTCGTAAAAATGAGCAAATCATCAAAAGATCAGGAAAATTTCTTTGGTCTTGGTGATAAACCTACCAATTTCAATCTTAAAGGAAAACGTCTCAGTTTATGGAATACAGACCAGTATGCTTACGGGAAAGACACCAATGAACTTTATAAGGCCGTCCCTTTTTATATGGGACTTCACGGAAATCTTTCCTACGGAATATTCTTTGACAACACCTTTAAAACGCACTTCGATTTTTGTAGTGAAAGAAGAAATGTAACCAGTTTCTGGGCAGATGGTGGAGAGATGAACTATTATTTCATCTATGGCCCGCAGATGTCTGATGTGCTTACCACCTATACAGACCTTACCGGAAAACCTGAATTACCACCCATGTGGGCATTAGGATTTCACCAGTGTAAATGGAGCTATTATCCGGAAAGTAAGGTAAAAGAGATCACTTCAAGATTTAGGGAATTGAATTTCCCATGCGACGCCATTTACCTTGATATTGATTATATGGATGGTTTCCGATGTTTTACATGGAACAAAGAGTTTTTTCCAGATCCAAAGCGAATGGTAAGGGAACTGGAAGAAGATGGCTTTAAAACAGTAGCTATTATAGATCCGGGAATTAAAATCGACCTCAATTATAACATTTTTAAGGAAGCCCTGGAAAATGATTATTTCTGCCGGAGAGCTGACGGCCCTTATATGAGAGGAAAAGTATGGCCGGGTGAATGTTATTTTCCAGATTTTACTAATCCTGAAGTTCGGGAATGGTGGAGTGGATTATACCGGGAACTCATTGGAGATATTGGTGTAAAAGGGGTTTGGAATGACATGAACGAACCTGCCGTAATGGAAGTTCCGGGAAAAACTTTCCCGTTGGATGTAAGACATGATTATGACGGTCACAGATGCAGCCATCGCAAAGCCCATAATATTTATGGAATGCAAATGGCCCGGGCGACTTATGAAGGTGTCAAGAAGTTTAATTATCCAAAAAGACCTTTCATAATTACCCGTGCGAATTATTCCGGCGGACAACGATATACTTCAACATGGACAGGAGATAATATTGCTACCTGGGAGCATTTATGGCTGGCGAACATTCAAATACAGAGGCTGTGCATGAGCGGAATGAGCTTTTCAGGATCTGATATTGGTGGTTTTGCCGAACAACCTTCCGGAGAACTTTATACCAGGTGGTTGCAATTAGGTGTTTTTCATCCATTCTGCAGGGTTCACTCTTCAGGAGACCACGGAGAACAGGAACCATGGTTCTTTGGAGAAGAAGTCCTTGATATTTCAAGGAAATTTGTAGAATTAAGATACCAGCTTTTACCATATCTCTATACGGCATTTTATAAATACATACAAGAAGGATCGCCAATTCTAAAACCACTGGTATATTTTGACCAGGAAGATGTTCAAACTCATTACAGATCTGATGAGTTTATCTTCGGAAATCAGATGCTGGTTTGTCCTATTCAGGAACCAAATGTTCAGGGAAGAAGAATGTATATTCCCCGCGGAAAATGGTACAACTTCTGGAATGACAAGTTAGTTACCGGAGGCAAGGAAATGTGGGTAGATGCACCTTTGGAGATCATTCCTATATATATTAAAGAAGGATCTGTAATTCCTAAATATCCCGTTCAGCAATATGTTGATGAACTCGATATTGAAGAAATAAGTCTCGATATTTATTATAAACTGGGTAAAGAAAGTTCAGAATTTTACGAAGATGCACATGATGGTTATGAATATCGCCAAAATATTTACAGCCTGCGTACCTTTAAACTTACGGGTAGAGAGGATACAGTAGTTGTGCAGCAGCATAAAAGCGGAAGATATTCAGCCCCCTACACCAGATTTAAACTGAAATTTCATGGATTGCCTTTTGAGATCAAAAAAGTGATCTATGAGAATGAAAAAATATCTTTAGAACAACTTCAGTATAATGCTGAAGAAAAATCTATCATAATTGATAAGGAATTCAGTGATATCCAACTAGTAGGATAA
- the glgB gene encoding 1,4-alpha-glucan branching protein GlgB: MDKTEPTMKQKVQAYSLFSDFDISLFKAGKHYRLYEHFGAHILEIDGEKGVYFSVWAPSAKSVSVIGDFNYWKEDEHPLNVRWDESGIWEGFIPGIQKGTKYKYKIHSNHNDLKLEKADPYALKCEHPPNTASIVWELDYKWKDKKYMSSRKDKNGLDNPYSIYEIHLGSWRKNMDENRSLTYVEMADELVAYVKDIGFTHVEFMPIMEYPYDPSWGYQLTGYFAPTSRFGDPQEFMYLMDAFHQAEIGVILDWVPSHFPEDKHGLGKFDGTHLYEHPDPRKGYHPDWKSLIFNYGRNEVRSFLISNAVFWLDKYHADGLRVDAVASMLYLDYSREDGEWEPNEHGGRENLDAVSFVRDLNTEIYKSFEGVQTIAEESTSFPMVSKPVDVGGLGFGMKWMMGWMHDSLEYFKKDPIYRRHHQNDITFSMTYTFSENFVLPLSHDEVVYGKKSLLGRMPGDDWQRFANLRLLYSYMFTHPGAKLLFMGAEIGQYEEWNYNTSLDWHLLEYEPHQGIKKILTDLNKLYKTRPALHEKQFTPDGFEWIAYDDSQNSVLSYIRKGKDTKKSLIVVCNFTPTVLKKYTIGLPAKGKLKEIFNSDEKKYGGSGISNGPLKIENTSFHGRDYSAQISIPPLGTVVFEIL; encoded by the coding sequence ATGGATAAAACTGAACCAACTATGAAGCAAAAAGTACAAGCATACTCTTTATTTTCAGATTTCGATATTTCCCTTTTTAAAGCCGGTAAGCATTACCGACTCTACGAACATTTTGGAGCTCACATCCTGGAGATTGATGGAGAGAAAGGAGTTTACTTTTCAGTCTGGGCCCCTTCAGCAAAATCAGTTTCAGTAATTGGAGATTTTAATTACTGGAAAGAAGATGAACATCCACTGAATGTAAGATGGGATGAGAGCGGTATCTGGGAAGGATTTATTCCGGGGATACAAAAAGGAACAAAATATAAATATAAAATACATTCCAATCATAATGACCTAAAGCTGGAGAAGGCCGATCCTTACGCGCTTAAGTGTGAGCATCCGCCAAATACAGCTTCCATTGTATGGGAACTCGACTATAAGTGGAAAGATAAAAAATATATGTCTTCCAGAAAGGACAAAAATGGTCTTGACAACCCCTATTCTATTTACGAAATACATTTGGGTTCCTGGAGAAAGAATATGGATGAAAATCGCTCGCTCACCTATGTTGAAATGGCAGACGAGCTTGTTGCTTATGTAAAAGATATCGGATTTACTCATGTAGAATTTATGCCAATTATGGAGTATCCGTATGATCCTTCATGGGGTTATCAGTTAACCGGGTACTTCGCTCCAACTTCACGTTTTGGAGATCCTCAGGAATTCATGTACTTAATGGATGCTTTTCATCAAGCTGAAATTGGTGTTATTCTGGATTGGGTTCCCTCCCATTTTCCGGAAGACAAACATGGTCTGGGAAAATTTGACGGTACGCATCTTTACGAACACCCAGATCCTCGCAAAGGCTACCACCCAGATTGGAAAAGTTTGATCTTTAATTACGGTAGAAACGAGGTAAGATCATTCCTGATTAGTAATGCTGTTTTCTGGCTGGATAAATACCACGCTGATGGTCTACGTGTAGATGCTGTGGCTTCTATGCTTTATCTTGACTATTCCCGTGAAGATGGCGAATGGGAACCAAATGAACACGGCGGAAGAGAAAATCTGGATGCCGTAAGTTTTGTACGGGATCTAAATACTGAAATTTATAAGAGTTTTGAAGGAGTTCAAACTATTGCTGAAGAATCTACCTCCTTCCCTATGGTATCAAAACCTGTAGATGTGGGTGGACTTGGTTTCGGTATGAAATGGATGATGGGCTGGATGCATGACAGCCTGGAATACTTCAAAAAAGATCCTATTTATAGGCGACATCATCAAAATGATATCACCTTTAGTATGACTTACACTTTTTCGGAAAATTTTGTGCTTCCGCTAAGTCATGATGAAGTTGTATATGGCAAAAAATCATTGCTTGGCAGGATGCCCGGGGATGACTGGCAAAGATTTGCCAATTTAAGGTTACTTTATTCTTATATGTTTACCCACCCGGGAGCAAAACTTCTCTTTATGGGGGCTGAAATTGGGCAATATGAAGAATGGAATTACAATACCAGCCTGGACTGGCACTTACTGGAATATGAACCCCATCAGGGAATAAAAAAAATACTTACAGATCTAAATAAACTTTATAAAACCAGGCCCGCACTTCATGAAAAACAGTTTACGCCAGACGGGTTTGAATGGATCGCCTATGACGACAGCCAAAATTCGGTTTTAAGTTATATTAGAAAGGGAAAAGACACTAAGAAATCACTTATTGTAGTTTGTAATTTCACGCCAACGGTACTTAAAAAGTATACGATCGGACTTCCGGCGAAAGGAAAATTAAAAGAGATTTTTAATTCCGACGAAAAGAAATATGGAGGTTCTGGCATTAGTAACGGCCCCCTCAAAATTGAAAATACCAGCTTTCACGGTAGAGATTATTCAGCACAGATCAGCATTCCGCCGCTAGGGACAGTTGTTTTTGAAATATTATGA